The following are from one region of the Caldilineales bacterium genome:
- the pstB gene encoding phosphate ABC transporter ATP-binding protein PstB, with protein MENAVASNGRHAIEATALNVYYGGFHAVKDITLKIERRKITALIGPSGCGKSTVLRAFNRMNDLIPIARSKGEVLFHGMNIYDADVDAVQVRRRIGMVFQKPNPFPKSIYENVAWGAKINGFKGKMDDLVEEALRGAALWDEVKDKLKQSGYSLSGGQQQRLCIARAIAVQPDIILMDEPCSALDPIATLRIEELMRELTQNYTIIIVTHNMQQASRVSDFTAFFTVTPERTGYLEEFAPTKELFTLPKSRVTEDYITGRFG; from the coding sequence ATGGAAAATGCCGTCGCAAGCAACGGCCGCCACGCCATCGAGGCGACCGCTCTCAACGTCTATTACGGTGGTTTTCACGCCGTCAAGGACATCACGCTCAAGATCGAGCGCCGCAAGATCACGGCTCTGATCGGGCCTTCGGGCTGTGGCAAGAGCACGGTGTTGCGGGCCTTCAACCGCATGAACGACCTGATCCCCATCGCCCGCAGCAAGGGTGAGGTTCTGTTCCACGGCATGAACATCTACGACGCCGATGTGGATGCTGTGCAGGTGCGGCGGCGCATCGGCATGGTCTTCCAGAAGCCGAACCCTTTCCCCAAGAGCATCTACGAAAACGTGGCCTGGGGCGCCAAGATCAATGGCTTCAAGGGCAAGATGGATGATCTGGTCGAGGAGGCGCTGCGCGGGGCGGCGCTTTGGGATGAGGTCAAGGATAAGCTCAAGCAGAGCGGCTATTCCCTGTCTGGCGGCCAGCAACAGCGGCTGTGCATCGCCCGCGCCATCGCCGTCCAACCCGACATCATCCTTATGGACGAGCCATGTTCTGCCCTCGACCCTATCGCCACCCTGCGCATCGAAGAACTGATGCGTGAATTGACGCAGAACTACACCATCATCATCGTCACTCACAACATGCAGCAGGCATCGCGGGTGTCGGACTTCACCGCCTTCTTCACCGTCACGCCCGAACGCACCGGCTATCTGGAAGAGTTCGCGCCGACCAAAGAGTTGTTCACGCTGCCCAAGAGCCGCGTGACCGAGGATTACATCACCGGCCGGTTTGGGTGA
- the pstA gene encoding phosphate ABC transporter permease PstA, giving the protein MAADSQPAGRYPAGADYTAFVRRRRRWGTVWRSAFFLSTLAGILALAVLLIDVANDAFGYVAYQNAIEPTSLLASSSTGATSLSELSAAELIAILQANVSKGRLRALAATQTLVERTQPELVELVQAEVIEPKIVATWTLAESLFHRAEIEAEAAAIANATLEFRSWVSWDFITSPQSSDPTHAGIRTAILGSLLVTLIAFLLAVPLGAAAAIYLEEYTRGSRFDQIIETNINNLAGVPSIIYGMLGLAVFVRYLGPLTSGLIFGVGDPSTANGRTILSAGLTLGLLILPLVIINAREAIRAVPRSLREASYGLGATKWQTVWHHVLPSSISGILTGVILSVSRAFGETAPLIVVGVSTFIVVDPDSPFAKFTTLPAQIYQWTSRPQEEFRNLAAAAILVLLALLLALNATAIWLRNRYSRSSG; this is encoded by the coding sequence ATGGCCGCCGATTCGCAGCCCGCAGGCCGCTATCCCGCAGGCGCAGACTACACAGCCTTCGTGCGTCGTCGCCGCCGCTGGGGGACGGTCTGGCGCAGCGCTTTCTTTTTGTCGACGTTGGCCGGCATCCTGGCCCTGGCCGTCTTGCTGATCGATGTCGCCAACGATGCCTTTGGCTACGTGGCCTATCAGAACGCAATCGAGCCGACCTCGCTGCTTGCCTCCTCATCCACTGGCGCGACCTCGTTGTCCGAACTCTCCGCCGCCGAGTTGATCGCGATTTTGCAGGCCAACGTGTCGAAGGGGCGTCTGCGCGCCCTTGCAGCCACACAGACGCTGGTCGAACGCACCCAGCCCGAGCTGGTGGAACTGGTGCAGGCGGAGGTGATCGAGCCGAAGATCGTCGCGACCTGGACCCTGGCCGAGTCGCTCTTCCACCGGGCCGAGATCGAGGCCGAGGCTGCCGCTATTGCCAACGCCACGCTCGAGTTCCGCAGCTGGGTGAGCTGGGATTTCATCACCTCGCCGCAATCCTCCGACCCCACCCACGCCGGCATCCGCACGGCCATCCTCGGTTCGCTGTTGGTGACGCTGATCGCCTTCTTGCTGGCTGTGCCGTTGGGCGCGGCGGCGGCCATCTATCTGGAGGAGTACACGCGCGGCAGTCGTTTCGATCAGATCATCGAGACCAACATCAACAACCTGGCCGGCGTGCCCTCGATCATCTACGGCATGTTGGGCCTGGCCGTGTTCGTGCGCTATCTGGGGCCGCTGACCAGTGGGCTGATCTTCGGCGTCGGCGACCCTTCCACGGCCAACGGTCGCACCATCCTCTCGGCCGGGCTGACGCTGGGGCTGCTCATCCTGCCGCTGGTGATCATCAATGCCCGCGAGGCCATCCGGGCGGTGCCGCGCAGCCTGCGCGAGGCCAGCTACGGCCTGGGGGCGACGAAGTGGCAGACGGTGTGGCACCATGTTCTGCCCAGTTCCATCTCCGGCATCCTCACCGGCGTCATCCTCTCGGTCTCGCGCGCTTTTGGCGAGACGGCGCCGTTGATCGTGGTCGGCGTCTCCACCTTCATCGTCGTCGATCCCGACAGCCCCTTCGCCAAATTCACGACCTTGCCCGCTCAAATCTACCAGTGGACTTCCCGGCCTCAGGAGGAGTTCCGCAACCTGGCAGCAGCGGCCATCCTGGTGTTGTTGGCGCTGCTGCTCGCCCTCAATGCCACCGCCATTTGGCTGCGCAATCGCTATTCACGGAGTTCAGGCTGA
- the pstC gene encoding phosphate ABC transporter permease subunit PstC → MQREFTSLRAAGAANARTGDEIDLRRRRRLGEQIIQVLLWLAGLVSVFTTIGIVLVLAVDAYRFFARPEASVLEFLTGTAWQPQIGQFGIFALFDATLLTSLIGMLVALPLGLMIAIYLSEYASARARSFLKPTLEVLAGIPTVVYGFFALGFVTPLLQTIFGADRVEVFNVASAGIVIGILIIPLVSSMSEDALSAVPRALREAAFGIGATRLETAVRVVLPAAISGLAAAFIVAMSRAIGETMVVAIAAGSGPRNFASWGQALSGLSFLNPFKAAETMTGHIVRISGGDLSYDSIDYDSIFAIALMLFLITMILNIISRWIVRRFRQEY, encoded by the coding sequence ATGCAACGTGAATTCACCAGCCTGCGGGCCGCAGGCGCCGCCAACGCCAGGACCGGCGACGAGATCGACCTGCGCCGGCGGCGTCGCCTGGGCGAGCAGATCATCCAGGTGCTGCTGTGGCTGGCCGGGCTGGTCTCGGTCTTCACCACCATCGGCATCGTGCTCGTCCTTGCCGTCGATGCCTACCGCTTCTTCGCCCGGCCCGAAGCCTCGGTGCTGGAATTCCTCACCGGCACGGCCTGGCAGCCGCAAATCGGTCAGTTCGGCATCTTCGCCCTCTTCGATGCCACCTTGCTCACCAGTCTCATCGGCATGTTGGTGGCATTGCCTTTGGGTCTGATGATCGCCATCTACCTGAGCGAATATGCCTCGGCTCGCGCCCGCAGCTTCCTCAAACCCACGCTCGAAGTCCTGGCCGGCATCCCCACCGTGGTCTATGGCTTCTTTGCCCTGGGCTTCGTGACCCCACTTCTGCAAACGATTTTCGGCGCCGACCGGGTGGAGGTCTTCAACGTGGCCTCGGCCGGCATCGTCATCGGCATCCTCATCATCCCGCTGGTCAGTTCGATGAGCGAGGACGCCCTCAGCGCCGTGCCGCGCGCCCTGCGCGAGGCTGCCTTTGGCATCGGCGCCACCCGGCTGGAGACGGCCGTGCGCGTGGTGCTGCCGGCCGCCATCTCTGGCCTGGCCGCGGCCTTCATCGTCGCCATGTCGCGAGCGATCGGCGAAACGATGGTGGTGGCGATTGCCGCCGGCTCCGGCCCGCGTAATTTCGCCAGTTGGGGCCAGGCCTTGAGCGGCCTGAGCTTCCTCAATCCTTTCAAGGCCGCCGAGACCATGACCGGCCACATCGTCCGCATCAGCGGCGGCGACCTCAGTTACGACTCGATCGATTACGACAGCATCTTTGCCATCGCCTTGATGCTTTTCCTCATCACCATGATCCTCAACATCATCAGCCGCTGGATCGTGCGCCGCTTCCGCCAGGAGTATTGA